From one Mangrovibacterium diazotrophicum genomic stretch:
- a CDS encoding DUF5123 domain-containing protein → MKYKTNKISWLSLAAIIFTLIYSGCKEDDDLGMADRLFRPIISDTSYGGTWIRLVWDKYASANSYQLQLSTDTFQTILSEVETDTTFYRFDNLEYDTDYFIRIKSIGETLESDYFENDIIRTSDYPTKLENITSSDVIDTQVKVKWTDVSYDSLVVMSADTVFKTVVLTETNNTDKQVIIKALTAESDYVVKAYLDGGYQGKKSFSTIAPQVFDGDVLDLRGYSDEESYSMLNQTFFDQLAIDYPNGVTIVLSGGTKYELSGGIGITSPFSLVTGYTVNGKAIIEVNGNFDLPASATVGNVYFESLAFTDHPNKPKTTDSNYGGTYVMNISGSGSSLDSLLFEDCDIRYKRGVLRIKTGATVKAISFNNCFIDSISGYGVVNLDNSGVITNSISLTNSTISHTYLIVRADKASNPLQSFVASNLTIYKSGGTTGTYLFDLKNHPLTEKGEISNCIFGPGAAETLNGYRSASSTIKIQNNYRTSDCVWTYNVDANGVPTGDVAPIESTQLTETAAEIFGDVNDNDYTVTDSRLKDKIGDSRWW, encoded by the coding sequence ATGAAATATAAAACGAACAAAATAAGCTGGTTATCGCTCGCAGCCATAATTTTCACACTAATTTACAGTGGCTGTAAAGAAGACGATGACCTGGGGATGGCGGATCGACTATTCCGCCCCATTATCAGCGACACAAGCTATGGTGGCACATGGATCAGATTGGTGTGGGACAAATATGCCAGTGCCAACTCTTACCAATTACAATTGTCAACTGATACTTTTCAGACAATCCTGTCGGAGGTTGAAACCGATACAACCTTCTACCGATTCGACAACCTGGAGTACGATACCGATTACTTCATTCGAATTAAGTCGATCGGCGAGACCCTGGAATCGGACTATTTTGAGAATGACATTATCCGTACTTCCGATTACCCGACAAAACTGGAAAACATCACATCGAGCGATGTTATTGACACTCAGGTTAAAGTAAAATGGACAGACGTTAGCTACGATAGTTTGGTTGTAATGAGTGCTGATACTGTTTTCAAAACGGTTGTTTTAACCGAGACCAACAATACCGACAAGCAGGTTATTATTAAGGCTTTGACTGCTGAAAGTGATTACGTTGTAAAAGCCTATCTGGATGGCGGATACCAAGGTAAGAAAAGCTTCTCGACAATCGCTCCTCAGGTTTTCGACGGCGACGTGCTCGATTTGCGCGGTTACTCGGATGAAGAAAGTTACAGCATGCTCAATCAAACATTCTTCGATCAGTTAGCCATTGACTATCCGAATGGCGTTACGATCGTTCTCTCGGGCGGTACAAAATACGAGCTTAGCGGTGGTATTGGCATTACTTCGCCGTTCAGTCTGGTGACCGGATATACCGTCAACGGAAAAGCAATTATCGAAGTAAACGGCAACTTCGACCTACCGGCATCAGCGACTGTGGGCAACGTTTATTTCGAATCACTGGCTTTCACCGATCACCCAAACAAACCAAAAACAACCGACAGCAACTATGGAGGAACCTATGTGATGAACATCTCCGGTTCCGGTTCAAGCCTCGATTCTTTGTTGTTTGAAGACTGCGATATTCGCTATAAACGTGGTGTACTCCGGATTAAAACCGGTGCGACCGTAAAAGCGATTTCATTCAATAATTGTTTTATCGACTCTATTTCGGGTTATGGCGTTGTTAACCTCGACAACAGCGGTGTAATTACGAATTCCATCTCGCTGACCAATTCGACGATCTCTCATACTTACTTGATTGTTCGTGCCGATAAAGCATCCAATCCGCTTCAGTCGTTTGTTGCAAGCAACCTGACAATTTATAAATCAGGAGGGACTACAGGCACGTACCTTTTCGATTTGAAAAATCATCCGTTGACAGAGAAAGGCGAAATCTCCAATTGTATATTCGGACCCGGTGCTGCAGAAACGCTCAACGGCTATCGAAGCGCTTCTTCAACAATAAAAATCCAGAACAATTACCGCACTTCCGATTGTGTTTGGACTTACAACGTTGATGCCAATGGTGTGCCGACCGGAGATGTTGCTCCAATCGAATCGACACAACTGACTGAAACAGCAGCCGAAATTTTCGGAGATGTTAACGATAACGACTACACTGTGACGGATTCCAGACTGAAAGATAAAATTGGCGATTCTCGCTGGTGGTAG